The following are encoded together in the Sparus aurata chromosome 1, fSpaAur1.1, whole genome shotgun sequence genome:
- the anp32b gene encoding acidic leucine-rich nuclear phosphoprotein 32 family member B isoform X2, producing MDMKKRIHLELRNRTPSDVRELVLDNCRSSEGKIEGLTAEFVNLEFLSLINVGLISVSNLPKLGKLKKLELSDNRISGGLDVLAEKLPNLTHLNLSGNKLKDISTLEPLKKLDNLKSLDLFNCEVTNLNDYRESVFKLLPQLTYLDGYDMEDREASDSDGEVDGDGVDDDEDEEGEEEEDEDGEEEDFDEEEDDEEDEEEVEGEEDDDEVSGEDEEEDFGQDGEVDEEDDDDDDDDDAEAGKGEKRKRDPEDDDDDDDDEDDD from the exons ATGGACATGAAAAAGAGGATCCACTTGGAGCTAAGAAACAGGACACCGTCTGAT GTACGAGAACTTGTCCTTGACAATTGTCGATCAAGTGAAGGAAAAATTGAAGGCCTCACAGCTGAGTTCGTCAACCTGGAGTTCCTCAGTTTGATAAACGTTGGCTTAATCTCAGTCTCCAACCTGCCTAAACTAGGAAAACTCAAAAAG CTGGAGTTGAGTGACAACAGAATCAGCGGCGGCCTTGATGTTTTAGCAGAGAAACTACCCAACCTCACACATCTAAACCTGAGTGGCAACAAATTGAAAGACATCAGCACGTTGGAACCATTG AAAAAGCTGGATAACCTGAAGAGTTTGGACCTGTTCAACTGTGAAGTGACAAATCTGAACGACTACAGAGAGAGCGTGTTCAAGCTGTTGCCCCAGCTCACCTACCTGGATGGTTATGACATGGAGGACAGGGAAGCCTCTGACTCTGACGGAGAGGTGGACGGAGACGGtgtagatgatgatgaagatgaag agggagaggaggaggaagacgaggacggagaggaggaggacttcgatgaggaagaggatgatgaggaagatgaagaggaggtagaaggagaagaggatgaCGACGAGGTCAGCGGAGAAGACGAG GAGGAAGACTTCGGTCAGGATGGGGAAGTGGATGAAGAGGAcgacgatgacgatgatgacgacGACG